One genomic window of Danio rerio strain Tuebingen ecotype United States chromosome 24, GRCz12tu, whole genome shotgun sequence includes the following:
- the LOC141380733 gene encoding uncharacterized protein, whose amino-acid sequence MRTQRNEDGSFASRISKLLHLQSLKQCGLNLEEFAEKFRKAAEGLNFNDWLLMTHLNFALDKPLLPLQIQRMVGWSYQQFIEHMVQQQEKGILQEERIPRTTTTSAASQPMSSPQGLTRTQKRRLKRKTSAAVLAPAPERPPVSAPAPERPPVSAPAPERPPVSAPAPERPPVSAPAPERPPVSAPAPERPPVSAPAPERPPVSAPAPERPPVSAPAPERPPVSAPAPERPPVSAPAPERPPVSAPAPERPPVSAPAPERPPVSAPAPEHSSVPVPVRLLALPAPPRPSCPAGATQTSCPAGATQTSCTAGPSPAPCPAGTTQTSSPAGISPAPCPAGATQTSCPAGATQTSCTAGPSPAPCPAGTTQTSCPVGPSPAPCPAGATQTSRPAGATQTSRPAGATQTSRPAGATQTSRPAGATQTSRPAGATQTSRPAGATQTSRPAGATQTSRPAGPSSAPCPAGATQTSRPAGPSSAPCPAGATQTSCPAGPSPAPCPAGSPLVSSPAGSPLVSSPAGSPLVSSPAGSPLVSSPAGSPLVSSPAGSPQASSPAGSPPTYCLVSPDRLSLGRPSCSSLVFPLCTLDGPSGSTLAPCRGPRPTESTLDCPS is encoded by the exons ATGAGGACCCAGCGGAATGAAGATGGCTCCTTCGCTAGCCGCATTTCTAAGTTGCTGCATTTGCAGTCGCTGAAGCAATGTGGCTTGAATTTGGAGGAGTTTGCGGAGAAATTCCGCAAGGCAGCTGAGGGGCTGAATTTTAATGACTGGCTGCTTATGACCCACCTAAATTTTGCTCTGGACAAGCCCCTTCTTCCTCTGCAAATCCAGAGAATGGTGGGCTGGTCATACCAGCAATTTATAGAGCACATGGTTCAGCAGCAGGAGAAAGGGATCCTTCAGGAGGAGAGGATCCCtcgcaccaccaccaccagtgccGCCTCCCAGCCCATGTCCAGCCCTCAAGGGCTGACCCGCACTCAGAAGCGGAGGTTAAAGAGGAAGACCTCTGCTGCAGTgttggctccagccccagagcgccctccagtgtcggctccagccccagagcgccctccagtgtcggctccagccccagagcgccctccagtgtcggctccagccccagagcgccctccagtgtcggctccagccccagagcgccctccagtgtcggctccagccccagagcgccctccagtgtcggctccagccccagagcgccctccagtgtcggctccagccccagagcgccctccagtgtcggctccagccccagagcgccctccagtgtcggctccagccccagagcgccctccagtgtcggctccagccccagagcgccctccagtgtcggctccagccccagagcgccctccagtgtcggctccagccccagagcgccctccagtgtcggctccagccccagagcacagctcagtgccggtcccagtccggctccttgccctgccggcgccacccagac cttcttgccctgccggcgccacccagacgtcttgccctgctggcgccacccagacgtcttgcacagccggccccagcccggccccttgccctgccggcaccacccagacgtctagccctgccggcatcagcccagctccttgccctgccggcgccacccagacgtcttgccctgccggcgccacccagacatCTTGcacagccggccccagcccggccccttgccctgccggcaccacccagacgtcttgccctgtcggccccagcccggctccttgccctgccggcgccacccagacgtctcgccctgccggcgccacccagacgtctcgccctgccggcgccacccagacgtctcgccctgccggcgccacccagacgtctcgccctgccggcgccacccagacgtctcgccctgccggcgccacccagacgtctcgccctgccggcgccacccagacgtctcgccctgccggcgccacccagacgtctcgccctgccggccccagctcggctccctgccctgccggcgccacccagacgtctcgccctgccggccccagctcggctccctgccctgccggcgccacccagacgtcttgccctgccggtcccagcccggcgccttgccctgccggctcccctctggtctccagccctgccggctcccctctggtctccagccctgccggctcccctctggtctccagccctgccggctcccctctggtctccagccctgccggctcccctctggtctccagcccagccggctccccacaggcctccagcccagccggctccccaccgacctactgccttgtctcccctgatagactctccctgggccgtccctcctgctcctccctggtgttccctctctgcaccctggacggaccctccggctccaccctggctccctgccggggcccccgacccactgaatccaccctggactgtccctcctga